The genomic interval AAGGCCCCCTGTTCACATGATGGACGGGGGGCCTTCCTTCTTGTAGGCTGTTTCCAGTCGCAATAATCAAACTAAGTTTTAATTAAAATATGCCAACATTAAGGATTTAAGTATCTGGATATGAGTAGAAGTAAAATTCACGTTCTTCCTGCCGCACTGAGAAATCAGATTGCTGCCGGTGAGGTTGTCGAGCGTCCGTCCAGCGTTGTTAAAGAACTTGTTGAAAATTCCATTGATGCCGGAAGTTCTCAGGTTGACGTAATTGTTGAGCGCGGCGGACAGGGGATTCTAGCCGTGCGTGACAATGGTTCCGGAATACCTTCAGATGAACTTAATCTGGCGGTTACAAGGCATGCCACAAGTAAAATATCGGCTGTCGATGATCTTTCCGCCATTACAAGTTTCGGTTTCAGAGGTGAAGCTCTGCCAAGTATTGCATCTGTTTCAAGATTTAAAATGTCCTCCTGCACGGCCGAGTCTCAGGAAGGTTGGTTCATAAATGTTGAGGGCGGAGATGTTGTTGATGAAGGCCCGACAGTCATGCCAGGTGGTACGTGGGTTGAAGTTAAAGATCTTTTTTATAATATTCCGGCCCGCCTCAAATTTTTGAAAAATGAATCAACTGAAGCACGCCGGTGCAATCAGGTCCTGTTTAAAGTCAGCCTTGCGAATCTTGAAACAGGATTTTCGTTTACTTCAAACGGAAAGGAGCAATTCAGACTTCCGCCTAATCAAACTCTCCCAGACAGACTTGCAGTTTTCTGGCCGCGCAACATTTGTGAGTCTCTGCTGACTTTTTCCTACGCGGTAGGAGAGATGAAAGTGTCAGGATGCGCAGGAGTTCCTTCACTGGCTCAGGGGCGCGGAGACAGGATTCTCATGTTTGTTAACGGCCGTCCAGTTCAGGATAAGCTCCTGCTGAGCGCGATCAGGGGAGCGTATAAAGGAAGACTCATTTCCAGAGAATATCCTCAAGCTGTAATTTTTTTGGAGCTGCCGCCGGAACTCGTTGATGTAAATGTTCATCCTGCTAAAATGGAAGTTCGTTTTCAGGATGAACGCTCAATTTACAGCATTATTCATAATGGAATTTCGCAGGCTTTATCCCGCTATGAGCTTGGAGTTATTGAAGGCGAAGATGTTTCACAGACACGAGCTGAGCACTCATCAGCTAAAAGCCCGCTGACAGCTTCGCCTAAAAATATACCGACAGCCTCCCATGTGAGTTTGCCGATTGATCCTCGGCCTAAATTTTCCAGCTGGAATGAATTCAAGAATACTGATTATTCCAATGATCGGGATGAACACGTCGATTTTACGAGCACGCCTACTCATTCGGTAGAGGCAAGAAGAAGTCCGGACTACGTTAACGAACAGCCTTTAGAGTATGAAGCGCGGGATAATGAAAGTTCAAGAAACGAAAACTTTGAAAATTCTGAGAATGTTCCAGTTAAACATTCCGTTCAGACTGAACAACTCTTTTCTGCTCCGCGCAGTAACTTTGTACCCGGGACATCAATAGAATATCTTGGACAGGTCGCGGATACTTATCTGGTCCTTAAGCTCGTTAACGGGTCGCTGGGACTGCTTGATCAGCATGCTGCACATGAACGGGTGATATACTACCATATGCGTGCTGAGCGGACTAAAGGCGAGTATCGTCCACTAGCTATTCCTGTAGAACTTGCTCTTCATCCAAGTGAAGTTTCACGGGTTCAGGAAATGTGGGAAGAGCTTCGTAATGCCGGTTTTATTCTTGAACTTGAAAACGGTTCAAACCTTTCTATGCGCGGTATACCTCCAAGCCTTGAAACCGGAGAGGCAAAGGAGTATTTGAGAGCAGCGGTAGACGGACAGGCAAAAAATCTTGATGACCTCTGGATCATGCTTTCCTGCAAATCTGCCATTAAGGCAAATCAACCACTTGCTTTGGACGAAGCCTTAGCTTTGCTTGAGGCATGGGTAAAATGTCCGCAACGGGAATATTGTCCTCACGGCAGGCCGGCAATGATCAGTTGGTCCTTTTCCGAAATGGAAAAACTTTTTAAACGTAAATAGATTAAATTTAAGCAAGGTATACGGTATAGAAGATGACAATAGGTTATAATACTTTTGAGGTGCGCATTGATTTAAGTGCCATACGTCACAATTACAGAGTCCTTTGCGAAAAAGGTTCTAATGTTTACGGTGTAATCAAAGCTGATGCGTACGGACATGGCATGGAACGCGTAGCCAAAGCTCTTGAAAACGAAGGTGCGAATACTTTTGCGGTTGGAACTATCGGCGAGGCTGTACAGTTACGAAATAATGGATGTGAAAAGAGAATCATTTCGCTGGTCGGTCCTTTGAACGAAGCGGACTGTCTTGATCTTGCTGAAAATAAAATCATCCCGTTTATAGGTTCATTCGATCAACTTGATCTGCTTACGTCAGTAGTAAAAAAGAAGAATCTTGATGTTGAAATAAGCCTTAAATTTGAAACAGGAATGTCCCGTCTCGGATTTAATACCGATGAACTTCCGGCGTTGATTGAAGTTCTTAAAACTATACCGCAGATCCACCCTGTAATGGCCAGTTCGCACCTTGCAACATCAGATGATCCGGCTTACGAAGGTTATGTTGAATCTCAGGCTGCTAAGTTCAAGTATATTTTGAAGACTCTCGAATCTGCCGGAATCAAAGTTGAAGCCAGTCTTGCTAACTCCGCCGGAATTTTAAAGCATAATAAGCTCCACTTCTCTGCTCAGCGAGGGGGCGTGGCCCTGTATGGATCTAATCCGCTAATAGGTACTAAATGGGAAGATTTTGGCGCGAATCTCAAACCGGCAATGCAGGTTAGCACTAAGATAGCCGCCGTACGCGAACTGAAGAAAGGGCAATCGATAAGTTACGGATGCACTTATACAGCTCCAAAAGATATGAAAGTTGCCATAGTCTGCGCCGGATATGCTGACGGGTACAGCAGAGGGCTTTCCAGTAAAGGTTTTATGTGCATAAACGGTCACCGCGCTCCTATTATAGGGCGTGTGTGCATGCAGCTTACCGCTGTGGATATTAGTTCTATTCCGGACGTAAAATTCGGGGACACGGCTTATCTGCTCGGCGGTGAAGGCGCAGGGTTCATTACTGCCGAAGACCTAGCATCTTGGTGGGGCACAATTACTTATGAAATTTTCTGTCTTCTGGGGCTCAGCCCGAAGAGTTACATTGAATAAAGCGTGCATTAAATATGCTTCAAGCCGAAGTAAAAATTGTTTTAGGAGGAAGTTGATATGAGTTGGAAAGTTGCTGAAAGTCATCCCCTTAAGGATGTAGAACCTGCCGAACTTAGATACAAATGGGAAGAAATTGCAATTGATATGGCTTTAATCCCTGAAAACAATGTCCGGGTGTACATCGAAGACGGTATTGTCCGCATCGAAGTCAGCGAAGAATTATGGGATTGTATGGCTGGAATTTAGTTGTTTAGGGGTGGTTTTTTAAAATCACCCCTAAATGTTAAGACTGATTTGATCTGTAAAATATTCACCGGAGGTCATTCTGCCCATGATTTTAGAAAATGGATTGATGATTTCGCGTCCCAATATTAGATGTCTGCCATTCTTATGGCTGGCGGTCTTGATGATGTTTTTCTTATGGGGCTGCTCCGGTGACAAAGGAAAAGAAAGTCCTAAACTCAAAGTCGGAATCATTGCGGTTACCAGCGGAGAGTTGTTCAGAAAAGGTTCTTATGTAGTAGCAGCCACCCGCTACGCAGCTGATAAAGTCAATGCAGAGGGCGGAATCGACATTTCAGGTGTCAACCATCTGGTAGAGTTGTATCCGGCTGACAGCAAAGGGGCTGCAGAAGTAGCGACTCAACTGGCACTGCGTTTAATTGATAAGGAGAAAGTCTCCGTTATTGTGGGCGGAGTGAGCAGTTCTGTTGCGCTGGCTATTGCTGCCGTCTGTGAAGAAAAGAAAGTTCCCTTTATCACCCCTGTCGCAAGTTCAACCGAACTCACAAAATTTAAGTATTCATTCAGAGTTTCATATACGAATTATGTGCAAGCTGCTGCCATTGCATCCTTTGTGAGCAAAGATTTGAATCGAGAGTCGGTTGCAGTTCTATATGGAGCTGATAATCCTTACAGTGTAGAACTGGCGACCTTATTTAAAAAGAATTATGAAAATGACGGTGGAACTGTTGTTGCCTTTGAAAATTATCCTGAAGGCGCACGTGAGTATGGCAAACAGTTAAAAAGAATTATCAAAGCTCATCCTGAAATTTTATTCCTGCCTAACAATACCAAAAAAATACAGATACAGGCTATTAATGCTCGGCAGCTCGGTTTCAAAGGTCTGTTATTGGGAGGAGATTCATGGGATCCCGTGGATCTGCTTAGAAATGCTGTTTTTAATGGATGTTATTTTGCAGACCACTGGTTTCCTGGACTTTCCATACCGGGGGCGGCTGATTTTGAAGCAGGCTATAAGAAAAAAAACGGAGTGGATGCGACAGAAGTTGAAGCCTTATCTTATGATGCCATAATGAGCCTTTTTGCCGCCGTAAGGTACGCTAATTCAACAGATCCTGTTGCAATACGGAGAGGGTTGATAGATATGCCTCCATACGCCGGGGTAACTGGTAAATTTAATTATAACAACAACGGCGATCCTGACAAAGACGTTTTTATTTCAAATATTAAGAACGGGAAGGTCGTTCTGAGCGATACTATTTTTACGAAGTAATTAGTTTTTTGAAAAAAAAAGTTGATGGCCCGTATAAGATGAGTTCTACGGGCCATCAATACTTAAGGAGTAGGAAGGCGATATACTTTGTACTAACTAAAGTATCTTAGTGATCGCAGGTGTTTTGTCCGGTAACAAGGGTACCTGCGAGATAATTGGCAACAACATTTTCAGGAGCTTCTGCCGGAGAACCGACAATTACTCTGACGCCTGCATCAGTGAACATGGTCTGCGCTTTTGCACCCATTCCGCCGGCAAGTACGAGCTGAACATTTTGATCGGCAATCCACTGGGGAATAACACCCGGTTCATGAGGCGGAGGTGTTTCCATGTTGATGGAAACTACACCCTTGGTCAAAGTATCAACGTCAACAAGGGCAAATTGTTCGCAATGTCCAAAATGCATGCAGAGTTTTCCGCCTGCAACTGGAACAGCTATTCTTACCATGCCGTTTTTGCCTTTAAGTTCATCAAGAGAAGGCATTTTTAAATTTTCCTGCAATGATTCTGAAAGGTTCAGCATAGATTTGATGATTACACCTAATGCTTTGCCTGTCGGACCTTCATGGTCGACTCTGACAATCGGGTACCCTTCATCACCGGAGCGTCCGACTTCTGGATCCAGAGGAATCCTGCCGAGAAATTTTACGCCCATTTCTTTTGCAAGATCTTCACCGCCGCCGGTGTTGAAAATATTATGAATGCTGCCGCAGTCCGGGCAGACAAAACCACTCATGTTTTCAACAATTCCAAGAATCGGGTTGCCGACCTGTTTGCAAAAGTTAACTGAACGACGAACATCATCAATTGCAACACCTTGCGGAGTTGTAACGATTACAGCCTGAGCGTCAGGTCCGAGGGTCTGAAGAGCGGAAAGAGGTTCGTCACCTGTTCCGGGAGGGCAGTCTACAACGAGGAAATCAAGATCTCCCCATGCTACGTCCTGCACAAATTGCTTAATTAAACCGATTTTTACAGGTCCACGCCAGATAACTGGATCGTTTTTGCTCGGGAGCATAAATCCGAGAGACATTACCCAGAGATTTTTGCTGTACGAAATCGGTTCAATGATTTCGTGACCGATATGCGGTTTCTGATCTTCAAGACAAAGTAATCTCGGGATACTTGGACCATGAACGTCAACATCAAGCAAGCCTACTTGTTTACCGGCAAGAGAGAGAGCCACAGCAATGTTTGTTGCAACAGTGCTTTTACCGACTCCGCCTTTACCTGAGATAACAACAATTTTATGCTTAATTCTGGAAAGCGTTTTTTTGAGTTTCGCATCTTCAGGGCTGCAACCCTGAGATGAACATCCTGAACCGGAGGAAGAACAACTTCCGCAAGCGTGATCGCTCATATATAGTCTCCTGCCCCTTGGAAACGGGGGTTATGCTTTATCTTAAGACGCGTAAATAAACTGACGGCTTAAGTCTAAAATGTAATAAATATTAAGTTCAAAGTAAGACTCGTCCCGAGGATGTCAACATCCGGCGGAACGAGTCTGGTTGTACTTGTTTCGTCTTTCTACCAATGGCCCGGTTTGTCAGCGCCGGAAGCTTCTTCCAGTTTACCGCCTTTGTAGGCTGCAAAAGCCTCTTCAACCGTACCTCCTTCAATAAGGTACACTTTGATTTTGCCTTTATCCAGAGCAGTGAAAGCCTTAGGGCCGACATGTCCGGTAATGATGGATTTTGCGCCTGTTGCAGCAACATTTTGCGCTGCCTGAATTCCTGCTCCCTGCGGAGCTTCCAGATTCTGAGTGTTATCTACATATTCATGTGAGTTTGTATCTGTGTCTAAAACACAAAAGCCTTTGGCGCGTCCGAAACGTGGATCTACTGAGTCACTAAGATTCGGGCCTTGGCAGCTGATTGCAATTTTCATTTTATTTCTCCTTGAGCCGGTGGTTGGAATTAAGTTCTTTAAATTTTCTTTGGTGGCATCTGCCGTGTTGTCCGGTTCTTCCGGCACAACCGGGCATGATGAAATTTTCCAGCATATTCAGTCGGCATGCTTCGAGGATTTCATCAATTGTACCTCTTACCCATGGAACTACTTTAATTCCGGCATTTTCCAGAGCGTTCCGTGTGCAGCCGCAAATAGCACCGCATATGAGATATGTTGCCCCGCAGGTCAAAGTGGCGGATGTCCTGTCCTTTGGGTCTTTTGAGGGAAGGGGCAGGAGACCTGCGGGACAAATTTTATTGTCGATTAACTGGAACATTTTAAGTTCCGTTGCGTTGTCAAAAACAGAGGCTAACCTGTTTTCAAAACAAGCCAGGCAAAGCGTTTTTGCGGGATTTATATTGCGTTCTCTGTTTCCTCTCATACCCGCTACAAAGCATTGGACGTGCCTGTTTGAAATAGTCTTGCTATTATAGTATGTTGATGAGAATAAAGTGGGTAGGACTTTAGAACAAAAGGCTTTTTATGCGTCTGAAAATAAAAAATAGGGCTAGTTATGCGCCTGTTTCTTCGCAGCGGGCAATAGATCTGCGCAGAGTATCTTTGGAAATACCGAGTTCTCTGCAAGTAGCCATCTTTTTGCCGTTATTTCTTTCAAGAGCACGGCTGATTGCGAGACATTTAATTTCTTCAAGCGTCATCGCTTTATTTTCGTGCGAAAGATTGTTTTTTATCTGCGGCTGTAGATATTCCGGCAGGTGCTCAATTTGAATGAATCCTGAAGGGCAGAGGATAAAGGCGAATTCGAGAATATTTTCAAGTTCACGAACATTGCCGGGGTAGGGGTGGCGCATGAATATTTGCAAGGCGTCTTCGGAAATTCCGTCAATAGTTTTGCCTTGCAGTGCATTCAGTCTGTTTATGAAGTGGTTGATTAAAAGAGGGATATCTTCAGGACGCTGCTTAAGAGATGGAAGATTTAAGGTTACAACGTTCAGTCGGTAAAACAGGTCCTGACGGAATGTTCCATTCTCAACAAGTTCTGCTAAATTACGGTTGGTGGCAGCCACAATTCTAACGTTAGCATTAACGCTGGAGACAGCCCCAAGCGGTTCGAAGGTTTTTTCCTGAAGGACTCTGAGTAGTTTTACTTGAAGTTTAGGCGGCATGTCGCCTATTTCGTCAAGAAAAATAGTTCCGCCTGCGGCAAGTTCAAAACGTCCGGGTTTGTCTTTGCGGGCATCAGTAAAGGCTCCGGCCTTATATCCGAAAAGTTCTGATTCAAGCAGGTTGTCAGGCAGTGCTCCGCAGTTTACAGCAACAAAAGGTCCGTGTTTGCGGTCGCTTAAGTTGTGTATAGCTCTGGCAAAGAGTTCTTTTCCTGTACCGGATTCTCCAAGAAGCAGGACCGTAGCTTCACTTTTACTCACCTGCGGCATAATCGCAAAAACTTTGGTAAGCGGCTTACTTTTTCCTATAATATCTTCAAAACGCCAGGAATCGTGAACCTTGCGGCGCATGATTTGAATGTCAGAAAGATCGCGAAAGCTTTCAACTCCGCCGATGATCTTGCCGTCCGAATCAACAAGAGGGGCTGCACTGATGGATACGGGGACTTTTTTCCCGTCAGCGTGAATGAAGAAGATGGATTTATTGCTGAGCCTTCCGTTGTGTTTCATGCAGGAGCGCAGGGCGCAGTCTCCGTCGCATAGACTGGAATGGAATACTTCCCAACACTTTGAACCGACAGCTTCTTCACAGGGAATGCCTGTAATTCTGCTGGCTGCTTCATTAAAGAAAGTAATGTTCCATTCTTTGTCTACAGTGAAGACTCCGTCTGCAAGGGAGTCAAGCACGGCAGAACAAGGAAGATTGCTGGGAAATTTCATTTTCCGCTCCGCACGATTCCGGTTGTTCTTATATAAATAATGCGCCCCTATCGATTTGTCATCTTCAAGGGGCGCGTTTTGCTCTTTTTCAGCTTATAAAACTTGTTACAGTTTTAAGCTTTTTCTGCTCTGGCTTCTCTGAGCCATTGATACCAGTCTTCAAGACCTTCGCGTGAGCGACATGAAAGCGGGAAGATAGAGATGTCAGCATTTAGTTTGCGGGCATGTCTTTTGGCGTTTTCAAGGTCAAAGTCAACATAAGGAAGAAGATCTATTTTATTAAGGATCATAACGGAAGAAATATGGAACATGAGGGGGTATTTTTCAGGTTTATCATCGCCCTCAGTCACCGTCAGCAAGGTTATTTTATGGTCTTCACCGACATTGAATTCCGCAGGGCATACAAGGTTTCCCACATTTTCAACAAAAAGTATATCAAGTCCTTTCGTATCAATAAGAGATAAAGCCTCTTTAACCTGACTTGAATTGAGGTGACAGCCGCCTTCAGTATTAATCTGCACAGCCTGTGCGCCTGTTGCCGCTACGCGGCGTGCATCGTTATCTGTCTGCAAATCGCCCTCAATAACCGCCATTTTGAATTCGCCTTTAAGGTCAGCGAGTGTTTTTTCAAGAAGGCTGGTTTTACCGGATCCAGGAGAACTCATGAGATTAAGACACAGGATCTTATTTTTAGTAAAAAATTTATTCAGTTCTTCTGCAATTCGATCATTGGCTTCTAAAATATTCCTTATAACAGGTACTTCACCCATATTCGTCTCCTTAATTAATCTTAATCAATCTCTAACCCTTCGATCTGTAATTCTTTACCTTGAAGAACCTTATGTCCAATTTCAAGGCCGCAGTCCGGGCAGGGCATGTAAAGCTTATCCTCAGGGGTGAATTCTTTCTGACAACCGCCGCAACTGACTTTTATAGGTATTTCATTCACAACGAGAACCGAGCCTTGAAGAGGGGTTTCCATGGTAATGGCTTCCCATCCGAATATCAAAGCATCTGAGACGATTCCCGCAAGAGCTCCGTTAGCCACAATTACTTTTTTGAGCGTGGCGTCAGGGTGCTTCTCCATTTCCTCTTGGACTATTGCAAGTATACTTTGAGCTATTGACATTTCATGCATGAATTTGGACTACCTCAAAAAGGAGTCAGGGGCAAGATACTTCAAAGTAGAAATTGAATGGGTTTAGTTATTTGCATTTAAAATAAACATTTTTTTTGAGTATATAACAGTTTAAAAGGATTGATATAAGGTAAGTCGCCGTTTGCTGTACCACTCATAAACCTTGCGTAAGTGGTGGGAGTGTTTTATCGACCTGTAATACGTTGCAGACGTTTGGATGACGCTTTTAAAAAAGTGTATTCATATTTCAATGTTAATGCTTAAAGCATAACTTTATTACGAGTCCGGTGTTACCGGATTCTGGAGGACTAATAGATGTATGTAGGACTGAAAATGCTCAAGGATTTTGTTACAGTAACTCCTGAAACTTTAGTGAAGGATGCGAACAAACTTCTCGAAGATAATCAGTTGTGGATGCTTCTTGTCAAAGAAGGTGAAGAGCTGATTGGTTATGTCACCAAAGAGGATGTCCGTGCAGCTCTGCCATCCGTCATTACTTCCCTTGAGAAACATGAGCTCGGCTATTTGCTGAGTAAGCTCACTGTCAAGGATGTCGTCCGCAAAAACATAACCACAATCCCTCCTGAAACAGACATCGAATCGGCCGCGGATCTTATGTATGAGATGAATCTCTCAGGTCTGGCTGTTGTAGATAAAGAGGGGAAGCTGATAGGTTATATTAACCGGAATAAAATGCTGGAAGTTCTCGTTGAAGAAATGGGACTTAAACAAGGCGGTTCACGTATTGTAGTTGAAGCGGAAGAAAGAACCGGAGTTCTGTATGAGCTTGCAGGTATTATTTCAAATATGAAATACAGTATTATCAGCACAGGTCTGTTTTTTCATAAAAACCGCAGAATGGTTGTTGTCCGTGTAGATACTGATGATCCTTCTCCTATAATTGAATCGTTAAGGGAACGCGGGCATAAAGTTGTAGGTCCGGATTCCTTTAAAAATGAATGGAAATCTTAGTTTCTGATTCCATCTTCTAAAAAAGTAAAAAGGGCCGTATCTTAAAGATGCGGCCCTTTTCTATTGGGTCTATGACCCTGGAATTTGACGGTATAATTATTTACTGATTAACCGCAGCTTCCTGAGCACGAGCCGCAAGAGCCTGCGCCGCCCATTTCCATAGCAGAAGTAATAACAAATCCGCTATAGCTCAGGTCTACTTTGAAGGGGCTTCCCTGTCCGTTAAGTTCTTTGTCTATTACAAAGTTGAATCCCGCTGCATCAAGGTTTTCGTCAGTGTCTTTTGGCTCATCCAGAGCCAATGCCAATCTTGGACCTGATCAACCACCTGTGGCGAGGTAGATGCGAATAGGGGTTTTTTCTTTATCAGCAAAATAGCTTTCCAGCTGCTTGGTGGCAGCTTCTGTGATTTCAACCATTGTTTCCTCCTTATAGGGCTTGTCTATGCAAAAGTAAGTTTTCTATTAGGTTTTGTCAAATGTACAATGTTGACCTTGAAAGTCTCTTAAGGTAGGAAATAAATTCAGTTCAGTTTTATCAACAAAATTATTTGTTTTAGATATTCCAACAAGACAAACTAAACGCTCCATCGTTTATAGGGAGTCATTATAATGAAGACTAAAGATCTCATCTTGGAAACAGCCAAAGAAATGATTTCTCAGGTGGGTTTTCATAGAGCAACTACTTCTAATTTAGCTAAAACAGCTAATATTTCAGAAGGAACCATATACAGGCACTTTGAAAGTAAAGAAGATATTCTTCTTCACATTCTAACAGGGCTTGAAAATGAATTTTCATACTATGTTGAAAGCATTCATCAGAGAATTGATAAAGGCGAGTGCACATTTGATTTGATAATGTCAGAGTACTTTAATTTTGTTACAGCAAATGAAGTTGACCTTAAGATCATGCTTTCCACATATGGTTTG from Desulfovibrio gilichinskyi carries:
- the mutL gene encoding DNA mismatch repair endonuclease MutL, translating into MSRSKIHVLPAALRNQIAAGEVVERPSSVVKELVENSIDAGSSQVDVIVERGGQGILAVRDNGSGIPSDELNLAVTRHATSKISAVDDLSAITSFGFRGEALPSIASVSRFKMSSCTAESQEGWFINVEGGDVVDEGPTVMPGGTWVEVKDLFYNIPARLKFLKNESTEARRCNQVLFKVSLANLETGFSFTSNGKEQFRLPPNQTLPDRLAVFWPRNICESLLTFSYAVGEMKVSGCAGVPSLAQGRGDRILMFVNGRPVQDKLLLSAIRGAYKGRLISREYPQAVIFLELPPELVDVNVHPAKMEVRFQDERSIYSIIHNGISQALSRYELGVIEGEDVSQTRAEHSSAKSPLTASPKNIPTASHVSLPIDPRPKFSSWNEFKNTDYSNDRDEHVDFTSTPTHSVEARRSPDYVNEQPLEYEARDNESSRNENFENSENVPVKHSVQTEQLFSAPRSNFVPGTSIEYLGQVADTYLVLKLVNGSLGLLDQHAAHERVIYYHMRAERTKGEYRPLAIPVELALHPSEVSRVQEMWEELRNAGFILELENGSNLSMRGIPPSLETGEAKEYLRAAVDGQAKNLDDLWIMLSCKSAIKANQPLALDEALALLEAWVKCPQREYCPHGRPAMISWSFSEMEKLFKRK
- the alr gene encoding alanine racemase gives rise to the protein MTIGYNTFEVRIDLSAIRHNYRVLCEKGSNVYGVIKADAYGHGMERVAKALENEGANTFAVGTIGEAVQLRNNGCEKRIISLVGPLNEADCLDLAENKIIPFIGSFDQLDLLTSVVKKKNLDVEISLKFETGMSRLGFNTDELPALIEVLKTIPQIHPVMASSHLATSDDPAYEGYVESQAAKFKYILKTLESAGIKVEASLANSAGILKHNKLHFSAQRGGVALYGSNPLIGTKWEDFGANLKPAMQVSTKIAAVRELKKGQSISYGCTYTAPKDMKVAIVCAGYADGYSRGLSSKGFMCINGHRAPIIGRVCMQLTAVDISSIPDVKFGDTAYLLGGEGAGFITAEDLASWWGTITYEIFCLLGLSPKSYIE
- a CDS encoding ABC transporter substrate-binding protein — encoded protein: MILENGLMISRPNIRCLPFLWLAVLMMFFLWGCSGDKGKESPKLKVGIIAVTSGELFRKGSYVVAATRYAADKVNAEGGIDISGVNHLVELYPADSKGAAEVATQLALRLIDKEKVSVIVGGVSSSVALAIAAVCEEKKVPFITPVASSTELTKFKYSFRVSYTNYVQAAAIASFVSKDLNRESVAVLYGADNPYSVELATLFKKNYENDGGTVVAFENYPEGAREYGKQLKRIIKAHPEILFLPNNTKKIQIQAINARQLGFKGLLLGGDSWDPVDLLRNAVFNGCYFADHWFPGLSIPGAADFEAGYKKKNGVDATEVEALSYDAIMSLFAAVRYANSTDPVAIRRGLIDMPPYAGVTGKFNYNNNGDPDKDVFISNIKNGKVVLSDTIFTK
- a CDS encoding iron-sulfur cluster carrier protein MrpORP, with translation MSDHACGSCSSSGSGCSSQGCSPEDAKLKKTLSRIKHKIVVISGKGGVGKSTVATNIAVALSLAGKQVGLLDVDVHGPSIPRLLCLEDQKPHIGHEIIEPISYSKNLWVMSLGFMLPSKNDPVIWRGPVKIGLIKQFVQDVAWGDLDFLVVDCPPGTGDEPLSALQTLGPDAQAVIVTTPQGVAIDDVRRSVNFCKQVGNPILGIVENMSGFVCPDCGSIHNIFNTGGGEDLAKEMGVKFLGRIPLDPEVGRSGDEGYPIVRVDHEGPTGKALGVIIKSMLNLSESLQENLKMPSLDELKGKNGMVRIAVPVAGGKLCMHFGHCEQFALVDVDTLTKGVVSINMETPPPHEPGVIPQWIADQNVQLVLAGGMGAKAQTMFTDAGVRVIVGSPAEAPENVVANYLAGTLVTGQNTCDH
- a CDS encoding NifB/NifX family molybdenum-iron cluster-binding protein, yielding MKIAISCQGPNLSDSVDPRFGRAKGFCVLDTDTNSHEYVDNTQNLEAPQGAGIQAAQNVAATGAKSIITGHVGPKAFTALDKGKIKVYLIEGGTVEEAFAAYKGGKLEEASGADKPGHW
- a CDS encoding NifB/NifX family molybdenum-iron cluster-binding protein encodes the protein MFQLIDNKICPAGLLPLPSKDPKDRTSATLTCGATYLICGAICGCTRNALENAGIKVVPWVRGTIDEILEACRLNMLENFIMPGCAGRTGQHGRCHQRKFKELNSNHRLKEK
- a CDS encoding sigma-54 interaction domain-containing protein produces the protein MKFPSNLPCSAVLDSLADGVFTVDKEWNITFFNEAASRITGIPCEEAVGSKCWEVFHSSLCDGDCALRSCMKHNGRLSNKSIFFIHADGKKVPVSISAAPLVDSDGKIIGGVESFRDLSDIQIMRRKVHDSWRFEDIIGKSKPLTKVFAIMPQVSKSEATVLLLGESGTGKELFARAIHNLSDRKHGPFVAVNCGALPDNLLESELFGYKAGAFTDARKDKPGRFELAAGGTIFLDEIGDMPPKLQVKLLRVLQEKTFEPLGAVSSVNANVRIVAATNRNLAELVENGTFRQDLFYRLNVVTLNLPSLKQRPEDIPLLINHFINRLNALQGKTIDGISEDALQIFMRHPYPGNVRELENILEFAFILCPSGFIQIEHLPEYLQPQIKNNLSHENKAMTLEEIKCLAISRALERNNGKKMATCRELGISKDTLRRSIARCEETGA
- the hypB gene encoding hydrogenase nickel incorporation protein HypB; its protein translation is MGEVPVIRNILEANDRIAEELNKFFTKNKILCLNLMSSPGSGKTSLLEKTLADLKGEFKMAVIEGDLQTDNDARRVAATGAQAVQINTEGGCHLNSSQVKEALSLIDTKGLDILFVENVGNLVCPAEFNVGEDHKITLLTVTEGDDKPEKYPLMFHISSVMILNKIDLLPYVDFDLENAKRHARKLNADISIFPLSCRSREGLEDWYQWLREARAEKA
- a CDS encoding hydrogenase maturation nickel metallochaperone HypA: MHEMSIAQSILAIVQEEMEKHPDATLKKVIVANGALAGIVSDALIFGWEAITMETPLQGSVLVVNEIPIKVSCGGCQKEFTPEDKLYMPCPDCGLEIGHKVLQGKELQIEGLEID
- a CDS encoding CBS domain-containing protein is translated as MYVGLKMLKDFVTVTPETLVKDANKLLEDNQLWMLLVKEGEELIGYVTKEDVRAALPSVITSLEKHELGYLLSKLTVKDVVRKNITTIPPETDIESAADLMYEMNLSGLAVVDKEGKLIGYINRNKMLEVLVEEMGLKQGGSRIVVEAEERTGVLYELAGIISNMKYSIISTGLFFHKNRRMVVVRVDTDDPSPIIESLRERGHKVVGPDSFKNEWKS
- a CDS encoding IscA/HesB family protein, yielding MVEITEAATKQLESYFADKEKTPIRIYLATGGUSGPRLALALDEPKDTDENLDAAGFNFVIDKELNGQGSPFKVDLSYSGFVITSAMEMGGAGSCGSCSGSCG
- a CDS encoding TetR/AcrR family transcriptional regulator; the encoded protein is MKTKDLILETAKEMISQVGFHRATTSNLAKTANISEGTIYRHFESKEDILLHILTGLENEFSYYVESIHQRIDKGECTFDLIMSEYFNFVTANEVDLKIMLSTYGLLDSSKRLMAIFLKNLELILGECIKDGIKKGIVKDVPVEENATVVMTIIFGLTRLHLYWPDQGDVRTEAIAFCRRSLLK